Genomic segment of Apium graveolens cultivar Ventura chromosome 7, ASM990537v1, whole genome shotgun sequence:
ATTCATGATGAAAATTCATTCTACTTTCCAACACCTAGTCTCTCACTCACTCGTATGATCAACGGTGGTCGAACTTGTTAGGAATTGTCCGGTTTCATTTGTGTACCTTTAAAAAAATTCTTTATAATTTTGTAAACTTCCTAAGAATCCTGATTCACTACTGTGATAACAAAAAGATAGTTTGTATAGACTCTGACTCAAATTTTTTATCAGCAAGTTTGAAAATTCGAAACCCACTCATTTGAAATATATAGTACAATCAATCAATTTGTTTACGCGTACACCACTGAACCATTTAAGTTTGGTTCCCGCTCTTTAAAGTTTAATCCATGCTTTAACAACCTCAATCTCCGCCTTAAATTCTCAAAAGAAGAAAAAATGACTTCTTTTCCATCTTAAATTCGTCTCTTTTTCTTCTAAACCCTGTCATCGCCCCCCACACTTTATTTTCCACTTTCTCTTTTCTCAAAACCCTTCTAATTCTTTTTGATACCTCAAATTTACTAAAACCCTCAAATATTTCTTAAGCACACAAACACTTCTATCTTAAACACTATTATGGATTCAATCAAATCCCATTCTTCATCTTCAACCAAAAGCAAATTTATCAAATCATTCTTCAAAGTAATCCACCTTAAACCACCTACAAAAACCCTCACTAACAATCCCTTCTGTTTGCTCATTCCCCAAGAAAAAACCAAAAATGGTGACCAAAAACTTAAGAAAAATGATGAGGTCAAGTCCAAAAACAGGGCATCCATGGAAGCTTTTGTGGCCAAGCTTTTTGCTACTATTTCAACAATCAAAGCTTGTTATGCTGAGTTACAAATGGCCCAGTTCCCAAAATACAATGCTGAAGCTATACAATTGGCTGATCAAGGTGTTGTTGATGAACTTCGAAAACTTTCTGAGCTCAAACAGAGTTTTTTGAAGAAACAAGTTGATTCTTCACCACCCCATGTCACTCTTTTACTAACTGAGATTCAAGAACAACAAAGTCTTATGAAGATGTATGAGATAACTATTAAGAAAATGGAAGCTGAAATTGAAGCCAAGAAACATAAACTTTTGACTCTTCAAGGTGAGCTTAAAGACACAATGTTGAAAAACAAATCACTTGAAAAGAAACTAACCTCAAGTGGCTGTTTTTCGATACTTGAAAATATCAATCTTTCTGCTTCAAGTCCTAAAGATTTCATATTGGTTTTACAATATGCAATAAGATCTGTTAGAAACTTTGTCAAGCTTTTGGTTCAAGAAATGGAGTCTTCTAGTTGGAACATTGATGTTGCTGTTGATTCAATCCATCCCAACTTGATTTTTTCAAACAAGAATCATAAATGTTTTGTGTTTGAATCATTTGTGTGCCAAGAAATGTTTAATGGTTTCGAAAATCCTACATTTTCTTTACAAAATGATCTGTCATGTGACTCTTTTGTACCATACCATACTGACCAATTCAAGAAACTAAAGTCAGTTAACTcagttagtttcttgaaaacacatCCAAATTCTTCGTTTGCGAGATTCACAAGATCAAAATATTTACGTCTGGTTCACCCGAAAACGGAGGCCTCATTTTACGGAAATTTGAAACAAAGGAAAATGATAAATGCATGGGAGTTTCCAGAGACTCCGTTTTTCGATTTGTTTGCTGAAATGGCTAGGCGGTTTTGGATTTTGCATTGTTTGGCTTTCTCATTTGGTAATGGAAAAGAATTGAGTGTTTTTCAAGTAGGTAAGAAATGTAGATTTTCTGAAGTATATATGGAGAGTGTAGTAAGTAATGAATCTAGCTCGGCCGATGACGGTGGTTTTACAGTGGCATTTACGGTGGTTCCGGGTTTCATGATAGGTAAAACAGTGGTGCAAAGTCAAGTGTTCCTATCTCCGGACAAATGTTAGCATTTGTGTATAGCAAGTAGGGTGTTGACAGTGTTAAGTTGCTTTAGAATGTCATTGTATGATTGTATCATTTTTTACGTGTATTTTGTTAATCTTATTGTGTTACAGGTTGTAGATTGTTTTAGGTTGAAGTAGTTCAATATACCAAATAAATTTTGCTTCGGCTCCTTTGTTATTTATTACAAAGTAGTTATAGGTGTTCTAAATTTACATCCCAAATTTTATATCATATTATTTGGCATTCACTTAACACATTTTAATTTGGAGGCATATATATGCACGTATGGTCCATATTATTATCAGGAAACTTATAAATTACAAATTTCACACATTAACATTTGGGGAAAATTTGGGAAATTTTTTTGGGAAATGTAACATTTTCCTTTATTACTAGCCTTACAACCCGTGCATggtttattaatatttttatattatttaatattatattttttttggATCATCACCTTATTAGcatattcataaataataatataaaatttttgTTGTTGGCAAGATTTGAAACTGAATATTGGAtagtttataaataataatataaatatttgttattggtgGAGTTCGAAAGAGTTTtggtagtgtataaataataatataattttttgttGTTAATCTGAAAACTTGAGGAGTGTATATTTTTTGAGTTTGAATCTAACTGTCTTCATCACTTGAATAAAAAGGTTCatgttattatagtatagtaaaGATTTTTACATGCTTATAACTGgtgatatttttttaattatttagttttatatttaaattttttatttgttCATTTTGAATACAAAATCGCCTTCATTTATTTTAACAACGCTATTGATTACCTTTTGTATTTTATATAAAATCAAACCCTTATCACTTCTACTTTGAACCATTGTTTTATGCTAATTATAGATAAGAAAAAATAGAATTTCCTTACAAACCATTCTCCAACATAAAGTGAATATCACACTGAAATGTAACTATCCAATCATCAAAATTATATACTCCTGATAGATTAATttaagaataagaataaaaaatTAAATCGTTGACCACTATAAATCAACCGATAATAATGCCAGCAGCATTACATGATTAAAGATGTATAATTGCTGTGGCCGTGATGAGTTGGCCTGCGAATATTGTCTGCCGGCAAGCGACACCTTGTTTTCAGAAAATGTCTAAAATGTAAGAGCAATCTCCGATAAGTCGTTGACAAAATGATCGTCAACCGTACCAAATTATCAGAGGAAGTATAAAATGTGTATTTAAACTATTCAATTTTTATTGATTGAAAGTCTCAATTACGGAAATTGCAAGTTACGTGGCTTAACTACCGGAATTGGGGCTACCGTTAGTTTTTCACTATCGTCCGTTTCCTTTAACATGAAAGTGCATAATTGCCCCTGCCCATTGTGTTTCCTCTTCGTTATCCCTCATCCCTTTTTATTAACCTAATAGCTCAAATCAGGCTTGCAACAGGGTGTTCAATGCCTGGTGAAGAAGGTATTGTAACGCCCCCGCATCCCGGGTCGGGAATCTGAGTTGTTACGCAATTCTTCAATCAAGTTTAACATGTATTAACTCAATAATTCAATAATTCTATAACCCCCAATCTCTCTCTCTGtcacacacaagttatagccttagaaacgatgtacaacAAGTACCATTTGTTATaacaactcaaatgtactttataggatcttaaacaattatccGTAAtttctacatgaagttacaataattattaCTAATATCTTATACCCATTTGAATGTTCTGGCTTCCCTGAAGTAATGTTGCAAGGACTTCTCCTCGCGGTTGCAGGTGACTAAGTCTCTCACCGGCATTCTgattatctgttgtgttgtgacattttaaaagaaagtaagaGTGAGTAATAACACACAACAATGATATAAAACAGTTTAAAAAATGACtgttaaaatatttatattaatccgtataaggatatatatttattcaaaagTAGTTTTTCTGGTGATACAGACATTTTCGAAACTATGTCTGTGATTGACTAAATAATTCTGCGAATATCTTTCAAGTAAGCCCAACACCTAGGCTTGTGTTACgatattgcatatcaattccaattggaagaataggacattcatcggagcccccgagatacgatgatcagtAGTATACCTTTTAATATTTATTGTTCTCTACATGTAACATGACGACTTTCTTACTCCCAGttgtcaccctagccgcattTGGGCTTTATATGTTTCCTCTTTCTCCCGGATATATTTTGCATACTTCACATGTCCATTAGTATACATGGCACCTTCTCATGCGAAATTAAATAAGTAGTCTCCCCAGTACACAAAATACTGAAATCTACCCCTGCCTTGTCCTTTAAAAATCCtatcatatatctggaacttatattgttccccaagcgtattacttgttgataggtacacccagatatatatacatacttccGGAAATTTTGGGAGGATGTATTATGAGAATATGAGTAgtcaaaatattttaaatatgCCGAGATAATATTTTTCAAAGATCTGAAGTACTAGAATGATTTTCTGATACTcggaaaatatttaaaaataagaatTATGGTTTTTAAATTATCTAAAATCATTAAAATACATAtctaataattaattactaattattaaataattaaatcttgaatgatctatttttaattgaatatttgaaatagtaatcctcaactagtttatgtttaaagaaaataattatttttttaataaatattaaacaTTGAGGATAATAGTTAAAtaatctgttaggtcacactttcactgtagagggggtgaatacagtgtttattacaatcaaatcaaacttcaagaacttatgtaacagaaaacaaactttatttaaacaataaactctgttacaatctggaactgttaactctcagtgatgaacaaaatatcacgagagctgctagggttataataaataatattctcgataatgataacacttatagtgtaaaccctatgtctgtgtttatatactacacagttacaagatattcgctaattgatatggaatataattctgcttcctaaaatatatcaatcagatatcttctattccaagtattccattcttcacggaattccttcttcatgcatatctcttcttatgtttatcttgatcttcttaactttaatcagctactgtccttatctgatcgtccttcagcacttaagttctgatatctatctcctgataacataagtactgatatcccttaagttctgacttccagtataagtactgatcagttaagtactgatttgttctgttcaaataagatctgaaatctaaacataaaacatattagccatgacattatcaaatatatctaacaatctcccccaacttgtaaattaacaaaatatacaagtttaacagatatttgatgatgtcaaaaacattaagtacaaatgcatgagaaatagacaagataactacaacttacagtccttaaagtttttaccaattcaacttctgataacaacttcaatctgtataaatatcagaatttaagcagttgtagatcttcgacttggcttcatcattttccgatctctctgatgtcaggagttgttctgagataattcttcaacaaacatttctcagcatatctgagttcatcaatcattctccgtttgacatctttaagctctgcagtatcttcatcagtttgaaatattgcagctctgagatcattaatctttgcttttctcaactcccgatctagtcttatgacataagctttgttagactctagattgaattcaagccccttaataccaagatatgttctgatctgtgcagtattaggcttcatatcaacaatatcaccattgtgatttctgtactttggaacatatctgctgtcagacttaacagaataaagtcttttctgtctctgaatctgttcctttaagtag
This window contains:
- the LOC141673673 gene encoding protein GRAVITROPIC IN THE LIGHT 1-like, encoding MDSIKSHSSSSTKSKFIKSFFKVIHLKPPTKTLTNNPFCLLIPQEKTKNGDQKLKKNDEVKSKNRASMEAFVAKLFATISTIKACYAELQMAQFPKYNAEAIQLADQGVVDELRKLSELKQSFLKKQVDSSPPHVTLLLTEIQEQQSLMKMYEITIKKMEAEIEAKKHKLLTLQGELKDTMLKNKSLEKKLTSSGCFSILENINLSASSPKDFILVLQYAIRSVRNFVKLLVQEMESSSWNIDVAVDSIHPNLIFSNKNHKCFVFESFVCQEMFNGFENPTFSLQNDLSCDSFVPYHTDQFKKLKSVNSVSFLKTHPNSSFARFTRSKYLRLVHPKTEASFYGNLKQRKMINAWEFPETPFFDLFAEMARRFWILHCLAFSFGNGKELSVFQVGKKCRFSEVYMESVVSNESSSADDGGFTVAFTVVPGFMIGKTVVQSQVFLSPDKC